The following proteins are encoded in a genomic region of Galbibacter sp. BG1:
- a CDS encoding IS3 family transposase (programmed frameshift), with amino-acid sequence MNSKNYDQEFKATILELLGTGRTVKSLSDEYGVSQASISRWKRMSKTSGSINTSLGGEENQRIKALEKELKDVKLERDIPKKGGKHLFQERQVIYGFIKDHRGRFPVGKMCKCMRVSKNAYYTWLRAGQGCRPNSGLDGLKERIREVYHGSNRIYGSSRIQKVLERQGVFYSKSYIALLMKKMGLKSILSRKFRVTTTDSGHSFPIAENLLGRDFTSDSLGEKWVSDITYIKIGNGWNYLTTILDLADRKVLSWVLSEDMTVENTVYKAWSLARKRREITDNHLFHSDQGSQYACHRMVSLFYMSPKITQSMSRKGNCWDNAVAESFFKTIKYECIYRHSFKSYLQAYQIIENYIQWYNNVRIHSALDFKTPAEKELELKIKKMYNVA; translated from the exons ATGAACAGTAAGAATTACGACCAAGAATTTAAAGCTACCATTCTAGAGCTGTTGGGTACCGGCAGAACGGTCAAGTCCCTATCGGATGAGTATGGTGTCAGTCAAGCCTCCATTAGCAGATGGAAAAGGATGTCAAAAACATCGGGCAGTATAAATACTTCTTTGGGAGGTGAAGAAAACCAGAGGATCAAAGCCTTGGAAAAAGAGCTGAAAGATGTGAAGTTGGAACGCGATATCC CTAAAAAAGGCGGTAAGCATCTTTTCCAAGAGCGACAGGTGATATACGGTTTCATTAAAGACCATAGAGGCAGATTCCCTGTTGGAAAGATGTGCAAATGCATGCGGGTGAGCAAGAATGCCTACTACACTTGGCTAAGGGCAGGCCAGGGCTGCAGGCCCAATAGTGGCCTGGATGGCTTAAAAGAAAGGATCCGGGAAGTATACCATGGCAGTAACCGGATATATGGCAGTTCAAGAATCCAGAAAGTACTGGAAAGGCAGGGTGTGTTTTATAGCAAGTCCTACATTGCCCTTTTGATGAAAAAAATGGGGCTTAAAAGTATTTTAAGCAGGAAGTTCAGGGTGACCACGACCGATTCGGGGCATTCGTTCCCGATTGCAGAAAACCTACTGGGAAGGGACTTTACCAGCGATAGCCTCGGCGAGAAATGGGTATCGGACATCACATACATCAAAATAGGGAATGGCTGGAATTACCTGACAACAATATTGGATTTGGCGGACAGAAAAGTGCTTTCATGGGTCTTAAGCGAAGATATGACCGTAGAGAACACCGTTTACAAAGCATGGAGCCTGGCCAGAAAAAGAAGGGAAATAACGGACAACCATCTTTTCCATTCGGACCAAGGGAGCCAGTACGCCTGCCACAGAATGGTGTCCCTTTTTTACATGAGCCCTAAAATAACCCAGAGCATGAGCAGGAAGGGAAACTGCTGGGACAATGCCGTGGCGGAAAGCTTCTTTAAGACCATAAAATACGAATGCATCTATAGGCATAGCTTCAAATCGTACCTGCAGGCTTACCAAATTATTGAGAATTACATCCAATGGTACAACAACGTCAGGATACATTCAGCCTTGGACTTTAAAACACCAGCTGAAAAGGAGTTGGAACTAAAAATTAAAAAGATGTATAACGTAGCATAA
- a CDS encoding DUF808 domain-containing protein gives MASGIFAILDDIATLMDDVAAMSKIAAKKTAGILGDDLAVNAEKASGFASSREIPVLWAISKGSLLNKIIILPVAFLLSAFLPVAITIILLLGGVYLAFEGAEKIYHYFVPHHNSKAEELKEVQTKEEILAVEKERIKSAIVTDFILSVEIVIIALGTVVEEDIWTQIMVVSIIALVATVGVYGIVALIVRMDEAGYKLIEKSKSENGLLFKLGQFLVSALPKVIKGLSIIGTIALLLVAGGIFTHSIEFLHHLFPWMPGMIKDFLVGLVVGFIALMIFAGLSKLYKKIRK, from the coding sequence ATGGCATCAGGAATTTTTGCAATTCTAGACGATATCGCTACCCTTATGGACGATGTAGCGGCAATGAGTAAAATAGCAGCTAAAAAAACAGCAGGAATTTTGGGAGACGACCTAGCCGTAAATGCCGAAAAGGCGTCTGGCTTTGCTTCTTCAAGGGAAATACCCGTGTTATGGGCCATTAGTAAAGGGTCGTTGTTGAACAAAATCATTATTCTTCCCGTGGCATTTTTATTAAGTGCTTTTTTACCGGTGGCAATCACCATAATTCTCTTGCTGGGAGGGGTGTATTTGGCTTTCGAAGGGGCCGAAAAAATATATCACTATTTCGTGCCGCACCACAATTCTAAAGCTGAGGAATTAAAGGAAGTACAAACAAAAGAAGAGATTTTGGCGGTGGAGAAAGAAAGGATAAAATCTGCCATTGTAACCGACTTTATACTTTCCGTAGAAATTGTAATTATCGCTCTAGGCACGGTGGTTGAAGAAGACATTTGGACGCAAATTATGGTAGTAAGCATAATCGCTTTGGTAGCCACGGTAGGGGTTTATGGAATTGTAGCGCTTATTGTAAGAATGGACGAAGCGGGCTATAAATTAATTGAGAAAAGTAAAAGTGAAAACGGACTGCTCTTTAAACTGGGACAGTTTTTGGTAAGTGCGCTGCCAAAAGTTATTAAGGGTCTTAGTATTATTGGTACCATAGCCTTGTTGTTGGTTGCAGGTGGGATCTTTACCCATAGTATTGAATTTTTACATCACTTATTTCCTTGGATGCCAGGAATGATAAAAGACTTTTTAGTCGGTCTAGTTGTAGGTTTTATAGCATTGATGATTTTCGCAGGTCTTTCCAAACTCTATAAAAAAATTCGAAAGTAA
- the gltX gene encoding glutamate--tRNA ligase: MSTKVRVRFAPSPTGPLHIGGVRTALFNYLFAKKHGGDFILRIEDTDQTRFVEGAEQYIIEALNWLQIPYDQGPDSPREIQEKYGPFRQSERKYLYEDYAKTLIDNGWAYYAFDTEEELDEHRKNHEEKGKTFIYNWHNRQKLKNSIALSPEEVQKKLDDNEDYVIRFKCPQDEKLHLKDIIRGEIEIDSNILDDKVLFKSDGMPTYHLANIVDDHLMEITHVIRGEEWLPSLALHVLLYRAFQWQTPQFAHLPLILKPTGKGKLSKRDGDKLGFPVFPMEWKDPKTGDISRGYREDGYFHDAVINFLAFLGWNPGTEQEIFSLDELVKAFELEKVHKGGARFDPDKTKWYNHQYLQQKADEDLGAEFIPILGDNGVNTNLAYTTKVVELIKERADFVSDFWELSSFFFTAPASYDEKAVKKQWKENTNEYMNSLAEKIHTIEDFSSENIEKEVKQWIADKDLGFGKVMPPLRLALVGEMMGPHVFDIIAMIGKEETIARLQKAVDSLG; the protein is encoded by the coding sequence ATGAGTACAAAAGTGCGGGTGCGTTTTGCACCAAGTCCAACCGGACCTTTACATATAGGTGGTGTTAGAACAGCATTGTTTAATTATTTATTTGCTAAAAAACACGGTGGTGACTTTATTTTAAGAATTGAAGATACCGATCAAACCCGATTTGTAGAGGGTGCCGAGCAATACATTATAGAGGCGCTAAATTGGTTACAAATCCCTTATGATCAGGGGCCCGATTCACCAAGGGAAATCCAAGAAAAATACGGACCGTTCCGACAGAGTGAACGCAAATATTTGTATGAAGATTATGCCAAAACCCTTATAGACAATGGATGGGCGTACTATGCTTTTGATACTGAGGAAGAATTGGATGAACACCGCAAGAACCACGAAGAAAAAGGTAAAACCTTTATCTATAACTGGCATAACCGACAGAAATTAAAAAACTCCATAGCGCTTTCCCCGGAAGAAGTTCAAAAGAAATTGGATGACAATGAAGATTATGTAATCCGCTTCAAATGTCCACAAGACGAAAAGTTACATCTAAAAGACATTATTCGTGGTGAGATAGAAATCGATTCCAACATTTTAGACGATAAGGTACTGTTTAAAAGTGACGGAATGCCAACATACCACTTAGCAAATATTGTAGACGACCATTTAATGGAAATAACCCATGTTATCCGTGGGGAAGAATGGTTACCATCTTTGGCATTGCACGTATTACTATATCGGGCTTTTCAATGGCAAACACCTCAATTTGCCCATTTACCACTTATTTTAAAGCCTACAGGGAAAGGTAAATTGAGCAAAAGGGATGGCGATAAACTTGGCTTTCCAGTATTCCCTATGGAATGGAAAGATCCTAAAACAGGCGATATCTCCCGTGGTTATAGGGAAGACGGCTATTTTCACGATGCCGTGATTAACTTTTTGGCGTTTTTAGGTTGGAATCCAGGAACGGAACAAGAAATTTTTAGTTTGGACGAATTGGTTAAGGCATTCGAACTTGAAAAAGTTCATAAAGGCGGGGCGCGTTTCGATCCAGATAAAACCAAATGGTATAATCATCAATATTTACAACAAAAAGCAGATGAAGATCTTGGAGCAGAATTTATACCAATTTTAGGGGACAATGGGGTCAATACCAATTTGGCCTATACAACCAAAGTGGTTGAACTTATAAAAGAGCGTGCCGATTTTGTATCCGATTTTTGGGAATTAAGTAGTTTTTTCTTCACTGCTCCAGCGTCTTACGACGAAAAGGCAGTGAAGAAGCAATGGAAAGAAAATACCAATGAGTATATGAATTCACTTGCTGAAAAGATACATACAATAGAGGATTTTTCTTCGGAAAATATCGAAAAAGAAGTAAAGCAGTGGATTGCTGATAAAGATCTTGGTTTTGGTAAGGTCATGCCACCATTGCGCTTGGCGTTGGTGGGAGAGATGATGGGCCCGCACGTATTCGATATTATAGCGATGATTGGCAAAGAAGAAACCATTGCACGCTTGCAGAAGGCAGTTGATTCATTAGGCTGA
- a CDS encoding SPFH domain-containing protein — protein sequence MIFLIPIIFFGIIILFTGFFIVKQQTAVAIERFGKFHSIRNSGLHLKIPIVDRIAGRLSLKIQQLDVIVETKTLDDVFVKLKISVQYVVIREKVYEAFYQLEYPHEQITSYVFDVVRAEVPKMKLDDVFVKKDDIAIAVKTELQDAMLDYGFDIIKTLVTDIDPDAQVKAAMNRINASEREKIAAQFEGDAARILIVEKAKAEAESKRLQGQGIADQRREIARGLEESVEVLNKVGINSQEASALIVVTQHYDTLQSIGEETNSNLILLPNSPQAGSDMLNNMVASFTASNQIGEAMKRKREEDSDK from the coding sequence ATGATTTTTCTAATCCCTATTATTTTCTTCGGAATAATAATTCTTTTTACCGGTTTCTTTATTGTTAAACAGCAAACGGCCGTTGCCATCGAGCGATTCGGGAAGTTTCACAGCATTCGAAATTCAGGATTGCATTTAAAAATTCCTATCGTAGACCGTATAGCGGGACGTTTGAGCTTGAAAATTCAGCAATTGGATGTAATTGTGGAAACCAAAACATTGGATGACGTTTTTGTAAAACTGAAAATATCTGTACAATATGTAGTTATTCGTGAAAAAGTTTACGAGGCTTTTTATCAATTGGAATATCCACATGAGCAAATTACGTCTTATGTTTTCGACGTGGTTCGTGCGGAAGTACCCAAAATGAAACTGGATGATGTTTTTGTGAAGAAAGACGATATTGCTATAGCCGTAAAAACCGAACTTCAAGACGCCATGCTAGATTATGGCTTCGACATCATTAAAACGCTTGTAACAGACATTGATCCCGATGCGCAGGTAAAAGCTGCCATGAACCGAATAAATGCCTCTGAGCGTGAAAAAATAGCTGCTCAGTTTGAAGGGGATGCCGCTCGTATTTTAATTGTAGAAAAAGCAAAGGCAGAAGCAGAAAGTAAGAGGTTGCAAGGTCAAGGTATTGCAGATCAGCGACGGGAAATTGCCCGTGGGCTCGAAGAATCTGTGGAAGTATTGAATAAAGTTGGGATTAATTCCCAAGAGGCTTCAGCATTAATTGTGGTAACCCAACATTACGACACGTTGCAATCTATCGGGGAAGAAACCAATAGCAACTTAATTCTTCTTCCAAATTCTCCACAAGCAGGTAGCGATATGCTCAATAATATGGTGGCTTCTTTTACTGCTAGCAACCAAATAGGGGAGGCGATGAAGCGCAAACGTGAAGAAGATTCAGATAAGTAA
- a CDS encoding DUF6327 family protein: MKVYTSFEEIDKDLKVLKLQKDIAKEEIRLNYNGLKDDLGFLNVVGRTTSYILRRALALKIVRKFFS, encoded by the coding sequence ATGAAAGTATATACCTCATTTGAAGAAATTGATAAAGACCTAAAAGTTTTAAAGCTTCAAAAAGATATAGCTAAAGAAGAAATTAGACTGAATTACAATGGCCTAAAAGACGATCTTGGATTTTTAAACGTAGTGGGTAGGACTACCAGCTACATTCTAAGAAGAGCTTTAGCCTTAAAAATTGTTAGAAAATTCTTCAGCTAA
- a CDS encoding phage holin family protein, translating into MAFENISESANELQKSSKDYINRNIEYYRLSAFKKFTKGTTSMIMFIIIGAVLFGAMLLLTFSLALFIGAWLDNLALGFLLLGIFYILVCFVVYFGFRKTIERKVLIKASKDFFDDDDY; encoded by the coding sequence ATGGCATTCGAAAATATCTCGGAAAGTGCTAATGAACTTCAAAAAAGCTCCAAAGATTATATAAATAGAAATATTGAATATTATCGATTAAGTGCTTTTAAGAAATTTACAAAAGGAACCACTTCAATGATTATGTTTATAATTATTGGAGCCGTTCTTTTTGGAGCCATGTTATTATTGACCTTTTCTTTAGCCTTGTTTATAGGTGCGTGGTTGGATAATTTGGCTTTAGGATTCTTATTACTTGGAATCTTTTATATTTTAGTATGTTTTGTTGTTTACTTCGGATTTAGGAAAACAATTGAGCGCAAAGTGCTAATTAAAGCTTCCAAAGACTTTTTTGACGACGATGACTATTAA
- a CDS encoding YtxH domain-containing protein: protein MSSNTGNTLLALLTGAAIGAGIGILYAPDKGDNTRKKIQKNAKKTQKELEKQFKKTTSQLGTKADKARVEFEAKLEDTLSTMSYKADDILLALENKLEDLRAKNAKLQKNNAVEKVKTEVAKATK, encoded by the coding sequence ATGTCAAGCAACACAGGAAACACATTATTAGCATTATTAACTGGAGCAGCCATCGGAGCTGGAATTGGTATATTGTATGCACCAGATAAAGGTGATAACACCAGAAAGAAAATACAGAAAAACGCTAAAAAAACTCAGAAAGAGCTTGAAAAGCAATTTAAAAAAACAACTTCTCAACTAGGTACTAAAGCAGATAAGGCTCGCGTAGAATTTGAAGCAAAGCTGGAAGACACTTTATCTACTATGAGTTATAAGGCAGATGATATTCTTTTAGCCTTAGAGAATAAATTAGAAGATTTAAGAGCTAAAAATGCTAAGCTTCAAAAAAATAATGCTGTAGAGAAAGTAAAAACGGAAGTAGCGAAAGCCACTAAATAA
- a CDS encoding glutamine--tRNA ligase/YqeY domain fusion protein, giving the protein MAEESKSLNFIEHIIEDDLKSGFKKEKLRFRFPPEPNGYLHIGHASSICLNFGLGEKYDAPVNLRFDDTNPAKEEQEYVDAIKRDVSWLGYEWSEERYASDYFQQLYDWAVELIKDGKAYVDSQSSEKIAEQKGTPTTPGTDSPHRNRSVEENLDLFERMKNGEFESGAHVLRAKIDMASTNMLMRDPIMYRILHKAHHRTNTDWCIYPMYDWTHGESDYIEQVSHSFCTLEFAMHRELYNWFLEQVIDPNKVQPKQREFARRNLSHTVVSKRKLLRLVEEGVVNGWDDPRMPTISGLRRRGYTPESIKNFADTIGIAKRDNLIDVSLLEFHVREDLNKKAPRIMGVLNPLKVVITNYPENTDEYVEAENNPEEEVLTYRKVPFSREIYIEKEDFREEANRKFFRLKLGGEVRLKNAYIIKAEKAIKDDEGNIIEVQCTYDPLSKSGSGTPESQRKVKGTLHWVSIDHAKEVEVREYDRLFTEAEPDRHEGKDFLEFLNPDSLKIIKGYVEPSIETAEVGDHFQFQRIGYFNIDPDSTSEKIVFNKTVGLRDSWAKIDK; this is encoded by the coding sequence ATGGCAGAAGAATCAAAATCATTAAATTTTATTGAGCATATAATAGAAGACGATCTAAAATCGGGTTTCAAGAAAGAGAAATTGCGATTCCGTTTTCCTCCTGAACCTAATGGGTATTTGCATATAGGGCACGCAAGTTCTATTTGTCTAAACTTTGGTTTGGGTGAAAAATACGATGCCCCTGTTAATTTGCGCTTCGATGATACCAATCCTGCAAAAGAGGAGCAGGAGTATGTAGATGCCATTAAACGTGATGTTTCTTGGCTGGGGTACGAATGGAGTGAAGAGCGGTACGCTTCCGATTATTTCCAACAATTATACGATTGGGCTGTTGAGCTTATAAAGGATGGAAAGGCCTATGTGGATAGCCAATCTTCTGAAAAAATTGCAGAACAGAAAGGAACGCCAACCACTCCTGGAACAGATAGCCCTCACAGAAATAGATCCGTAGAGGAAAATTTGGATTTGTTTGAGCGGATGAAAAACGGCGAATTTGAATCGGGCGCTCATGTTCTTAGAGCCAAGATAGATATGGCTTCTACCAATATGTTAATGCGCGACCCGATTATGTATAGGATACTGCATAAAGCACATCACCGAACAAATACCGATTGGTGTATTTACCCGATGTACGACTGGACGCATGGGGAGAGCGATTATATAGAGCAAGTTTCACATTCTTTCTGTACGCTTGAGTTTGCCATGCACCGCGAATTGTACAACTGGTTTTTAGAACAAGTTATAGATCCAAATAAAGTTCAACCAAAACAGCGTGAATTTGCAAGAAGAAATTTGAGTCACACCGTCGTGAGCAAACGTAAATTATTACGATTGGTGGAAGAAGGTGTGGTGAATGGATGGGATGATCCTAGAATGCCAACTATTTCCGGTCTTAGACGCCGTGGTTACACTCCAGAATCCATTAAGAACTTTGCCGACACTATTGGAATTGCAAAAAGGGACAATTTAATTGATGTTTCCTTATTGGAGTTTCACGTGCGTGAGGACCTAAATAAAAAGGCTCCCCGGATAATGGGGGTTTTAAATCCGCTTAAAGTAGTTATTACAAATTATCCAGAAAATACTGATGAGTATGTGGAGGCGGAGAACAATCCAGAAGAAGAGGTGCTTACCTATAGAAAAGTGCCTTTTTCAAGGGAAATTTATATTGAAAAGGAAGATTTTAGGGAAGAGGCTAACAGAAAGTTCTTCCGTTTAAAATTAGGCGGGGAAGTACGTTTAAAAAATGCATACATTATAAAAGCCGAAAAAGCAATTAAGGACGACGAAGGAAATATAATCGAAGTTCAATGTACATACGACCCACTTAGTAAAAGTGGCAGCGGTACTCCAGAAAGCCAACGCAAAGTTAAAGGAACCTTGCATTGGGTATCTATTGACCATGCTAAGGAAGTAGAAGTAAGGGAATACGATCGATTGTTTACGGAGGCAGAACCCGATAGACATGAAGGAAAAGACTTTCTAGAATTTTTAAATCCAGATTCCTTAAAAATTATCAAGGGTTATGTAGAACCAAGCATTGAAACGGCCGAAGTTGGCGATCATTTTCAATTTCAAAGAATTGGGTACTTTAATATTGATCCAGATTCTACCTCAGAAAAAATAGTATTTAATAAAACCGTGGGGCTACGCGACAGCTGGGCCAAAATTGATAAGTAA
- a CDS encoding gliding motility-associated C-terminal domain-containing protein yields MNRTLPKKSIRLCLLSLFMGSAMMQAQDLKKPILGFSDACASKGFNSFSVQFKWDPTPIVGSDNDFILELSDANGSFTSPTMLATISDKNTTFDFDINFKMPETVRGENYKVRVRSTKPAKIGKESNPFGAYYLNVAEPLVVNNFEEASVCEANTVFLEVDNYPNQESYNWYKDMALIPGENGPSIEVSEPGIYFAEIDYGTYCSTSTASNLVEVFIENSVGVELVGAKKVSLCEDQTYTLTTDFVDPTVTYAWYKDGELLERSNSNSLEVKGNNPGFAGDYYVVVERPGGCNEKTSTVQIQAGGFEASLASQNGTIVFPQQPVKLQATTNASGATYKWFRNGTELSGETASTLEVNTTGDYYVEVSQTEGCKASRTTEAITITEPAEYVAAIKLGTYTACQSSSATLSLSKIETKDAEGAAYELPESSLANATYQWVYNQKAVVGETNKSLTVAKASLNGTYALQIKLEGGKQVTSNAVDVKLGLSEVPTISGNGTVTCENGNSIEIASSVNTSEYKYTWYRNGVALTESTPKFTTNLSGKYQLQIEAYGCSAKSNEFVINEFDTSIVTLNVSEIVSIPEGESKEVIATGGDSYQWFDAENELISNASSVTLSEEGEYTLLAAVGDCQVAKKVTVTYVLSYVVPNIVTPNGDGFNDLWVIPNSYAYKQDITVNIYEQSGATVFTATGYQNNWPESSSITRSGSRPPIYYYQITKGKETLKQGTITVIK; encoded by the coding sequence ATGAATAGAACTTTACCCAAAAAATCTATTCGTCTTTGCCTGCTGTCGCTCTTTATGGGCTCTGCAATGATGCAAGCGCAAGATTTAAAGAAACCCATCTTAGGGTTTTCTGATGCGTGTGCTTCCAAAGGCTTTAATAGTTTTTCCGTACAATTTAAGTGGGATCCTACGCCAATCGTAGGATCCGACAACGACTTTATTCTTGAACTTTCCGACGCAAACGGCAGTTTTACTTCCCCTACAATGCTTGCAACCATTTCTGACAAAAACACGACATTCGACTTCGACATTAATTTTAAAATGCCAGAAACCGTTCGCGGAGAGAATTACAAAGTACGAGTAAGAAGCACTAAGCCTGCTAAAATAGGAAAAGAAAGCAATCCATTTGGAGCTTACTACCTTAATGTGGCTGAGCCCTTAGTAGTTAACAATTTTGAAGAAGCCTCGGTATGTGAGGCCAATACGGTTTTCTTGGAAGTAGATAATTATCCAAACCAAGAGTCCTACAACTGGTATAAAGATATGGCGCTTATTCCTGGAGAAAATGGACCTTCAATAGAAGTTTCTGAACCTGGAATTTATTTTGCTGAAATAGATTATGGTACTTATTGCTCTACTTCAACAGCCTCTAATTTAGTTGAAGTTTTTATTGAAAACTCTGTGGGCGTTGAATTGGTAGGAGCAAAGAAGGTTTCTTTGTGCGAAGATCAAACATACACCCTAACCACCGATTTTGTAGACCCAACTGTAACCTATGCTTGGTATAAGGATGGAGAATTGTTGGAAAGAAGCAATAGCAATTCCTTGGAAGTTAAAGGAAATAATCCCGGATTTGCCGGAGACTATTATGTGGTTGTTGAAAGACCGGGAGGTTGTAACGAAAAAACATCCACCGTACAGATACAGGCCGGTGGTTTTGAAGCCTCGTTAGCCTCACAGAATGGAACTATTGTTTTTCCACAACAACCTGTAAAATTACAAGCTACCACCAATGCTTCTGGAGCAACCTATAAATGGTTTAGAAACGGCACAGAACTATCTGGAGAAACTGCGAGCACTTTGGAGGTTAATACTACTGGAGACTATTATGTGGAGGTTTCTCAAACGGAGGGATGTAAAGCAAGCAGAACAACGGAGGCCATAACCATTACGGAGCCTGCAGAATATGTTGCAGCCATCAAATTAGGTACATATACAGCATGCCAAAGTTCTTCGGCCACTTTGAGTCTTTCGAAAATAGAAACCAAAGATGCTGAGGGAGCGGCTTATGAGCTTCCAGAATCTTCTTTGGCGAACGCAACATACCAATGGGTATATAACCAGAAAGCAGTGGTTGGTGAAACCAATAAATCCTTAACGGTTGCGAAGGCTTCCCTCAACGGAACTTATGCCTTGCAGATAAAACTTGAAGGTGGAAAACAGGTTACCTCAAACGCAGTGGATGTTAAATTAGGACTTTCTGAAGTTCCTACTATTAGTGGTAACGGAACAGTAACTTGCGAAAACGGTAATAGTATAGAAATTGCTTCCAGCGTGAATACTTCAGAATATAAATATACGTGGTACAGAAATGGAGTGGCGCTTACAGAAAGCACACCGAAATTCACTACCAACCTTTCAGGAAAGTATCAATTGCAGATCGAAGCTTACGGCTGTTCTGCAAAATCAAACGAATTTGTTATCAATGAATTCGATACATCTATAGTAACTCTTAATGTTTCAGAAATTGTATCGATTCCAGAAGGAGAGAGTAAAGAAGTAATTGCAACAGGAGGAGATAGCTACCAATGGTTCGATGCAGAAAACGAATTAATAAGCAACGCTTCTTCAGTAACACTTTCCGAAGAAGGCGAATATACGTTGTTGGCTGCTGTTGGAGACTGTCAAGTTGCTAAAAAAGTAACCGTAACCTACGTATTGAGTTATGTGGTACCAAATATTGTAACACCAAATGGAGATGGGTTTAACGATCTTTGGGTAATCCCTAATTCTTATGCTTATAAACAAGATATTACTGTAAATATTTACGAACAATCTGGAGCTACCGTTTTTACGGCCACAGGATATCAAAACAATTGGCCAGAATCTTCAAGCATTACAAGATCTGGTAGCAGACCACCAATTTACTATTACCAAATTACTAAAGGAAAAGAAACATTAAAACAAGGAACGATAACTGTTATTAAATAA